A section of the Clostridium omnivorum genome encodes:
- a CDS encoding alpha-glucosidase, with protein sequence MELMNKDNGFYILLKGEKIIEHTKGNPFIFLGEGHADYSMKRGSFKIKEKIKDKKPMYISSLYKVADGYKINMISKNEEINLEVYIKDKEDIIEIDFMCPYEEINRMWINLCAVDGEHTYGCGETFTHFDLKGEKVRIWVAEHQSLNRLLKKAVGRKILNRKPQHMMSFHKYETYYSQPTFVSSRRYFVHVDSSAYMDFDFTESNKHTLFVREIPKKIIIGKNDKFDELMENLSSLLGRQPELPEWVYNGAILGIQGGTKVMMNKVDKALEKGMKVSAVWCQDWEGRRITKFGKQLMWDWKWDTELYPELDKAIKQLGEGNIKFMGYINPFLAIEGELYKEATAKGYTIKDKEGKDYMVKITTFPAAMVDLTNPKAFEWIKGIIKKNMIELGVAGWMADFGEYLPVDAVLFSKEHGEKIHNTWPALWAKANREAIEEAGKLGEILFFTRAGHTETIKYSTLMWAGDQYVDWSYDDGLPSVIPASLSLAMSGFGLCHSDIGGYTTLFGLKRSRELFMRWAELAAFSPIMRNHEGNKPEINVQFDHDEEVLLHYSRMSNIYSKLSHYIRAIVKENADKGIPVMRPIFMYYDEEEAYNEKYQYMLGRDLLVAPVCEEGKTDWEIYLPKDKWIHLWTGEEYPGGKITIDAPLGYPPVFYRKSSQYEELFRNII encoded by the coding sequence ATGGAGTTAATGAATAAAGATAATGGATTTTACATTTTATTAAAAGGGGAAAAAATAATTGAGCACACCAAGGGGAATCCTTTCATCTTTTTAGGAGAAGGACATGCTGATTATAGTATGAAAAGGGGCTCTTTCAAGATAAAAGAAAAAATAAAAGACAAGAAACCTATGTATATATCATCTTTATATAAAGTAGCAGATGGCTACAAAATAAATATGATTTCAAAAAATGAGGAAATAAACTTAGAAGTTTATATAAAAGATAAAGAAGATATTATAGAAATTGATTTCATGTGTCCATATGAAGAAATTAATAGAATGTGGATTAACCTTTGTGCTGTAGATGGAGAGCATACATATGGATGTGGCGAAACCTTTACTCATTTTGATTTAAAGGGAGAAAAGGTAAGGATTTGGGTTGCAGAACATCAAAGCTTGAATAGACTTTTGAAGAAGGCTGTAGGAAGAAAAATTTTAAATAGAAAACCTCAGCATATGATGAGTTTTCATAAATATGAAACCTATTATTCACAGCCAACCTTTGTGTCAAGCAGAAGGTATTTTGTTCATGTGGATTCCAGCGCATACATGGACTTTGATTTTACAGAAAGTAATAAACATACTCTTTTTGTTAGGGAAATACCTAAGAAAATCATAATAGGAAAAAATGATAAGTTTGATGAGCTTATGGAGAATTTGTCCTCTTTACTAGGTAGACAACCGGAACTACCTGAATGGGTTTATAACGGTGCAATTCTTGGAATTCAAGGAGGCACTAAGGTTATGATGAATAAGGTTGATAAAGCCCTTGAAAAAGGTATGAAGGTAAGTGCGGTATGGTGTCAGGATTGGGAAGGCAGAAGAATAACAAAGTTTGGAAAGCAATTGATGTGGGACTGGAAGTGGGACACTGAATTATACCCTGAGCTAGACAAAGCAATAAAGCAGCTAGGTGAAGGAAATATTAAATTCATGGGGTATATCAATCCTTTTCTAGCCATAGAAGGTGAATTATATAAAGAGGCTACAGCAAAAGGATATACCATAAAGGATAAAGAGGGAAAGGACTATATGGTGAAAATAACAACCTTCCCGGCTGCTATGGTTGATTTGACAAATCCAAAAGCTTTTGAATGGATAAAAGGAATAATAAAAAAGAATATGATTGAGCTTGGCGTGGCTGGATGGATGGCGGATTTTGGAGAGTACCTTCCTGTGGATGCTGTGTTGTTTAGTAAAGAACATGGGGAAAAAATTCACAACACTTGGCCGGCACTATGGGCAAAGGCAAATAGAGAGGCAATTGAGGAAGCAGGAAAGCTTGGAGAAATACTGTTTTTTACAAGAGCAGGGCACACTGAAACTATTAAATATTCAACGCTTATGTGGGCAGGAGATCAATACGTAGATTGGAGTTATGATGATGGATTACCTTCTGTAATTCCAGCTTCACTTTCACTAGCTATGAGTGGATTTGGATTGTGTCACAGCGATATAGGCGGGTACACTACCCTGTTTGGTTTGAAAAGAAGCAGGGAACTATTTATGAGATGGGCAGAACTAGCTGCATTTTCTCCAATTATGAGAAATCATGAAGGTAACAAGCCAGAGATAAATGTTCAATTTGACCATGACGAAGAAGTTCTTTTACATTACAGCAGAATGAGTAATATTTATTCAAAGCTTTCGCATTATATTAGAGCTATAGTTAAGGAAAATGCAGATAAAGGTATTCCAGTTATGAGGCCAATCTTCATGTATTATGATGAAGAAGAGGCCTATAATGAAAAGTATCAATATATGTTAGGTAGGGATTTACTTGTTGCTCCTGTTTGTGAGGAAGGAAAAACCGACTGGGAGATATATTTGCCAAAAGATAAATGGATACATCTTTGGACTGGTGAAGAATATCCTGGAGGAAAGATAACAATTGATGCGCCATTGGGTTACCCACCAGTTTTTTATAGAAAGAGTTCACAATATGAAGAACTTTTTAGAAACATAATTTGA